The following coding sequences are from one Streptomyces sp. NBC_01485 window:
- a CDS encoding phage holin family protein: protein MERNEHLDHPDHLDHLDHLEHLDKHLDKHLIDELAQVARETIRDELREQSRKQRRTAMLYAASGAVAFYAGAAAALAVGLALGAGLPDWVAALITAAVLGVVAYLLRGAAKPHASRPKSPGRVIGGTAPAGPPGGTGLPYPPMPPVAPGAGLPEPGAAPRADDIDPEGPHHRL from the coding sequence ATGGAGCGCAACGAGCACCTGGACCATCCGGATCACCTGGATCACCTGGATCACCTGGAACATCTCGACAAGCATCTGGACAAGCATCTGATCGACGAGCTGGCGCAGGTGGCGCGCGAGACGATCCGCGACGAACTGCGTGAGCAGAGCCGCAAGCAGCGCCGTACGGCCATGCTGTACGCCGCGTCCGGCGCCGTCGCCTTCTACGCGGGTGCGGCCGCGGCCCTCGCGGTGGGCCTGGCCCTCGGTGCCGGTCTGCCCGACTGGGTCGCCGCGCTGATCACCGCGGCGGTCCTCGGCGTCGTGGCGTACCTGCTGCGCGGCGCCGCCAAGCCGCACGCGTCGCGGCCCAAGAGCCCCGGGCGGGTCATCGGCGGCACGGCGCCGGCCGGGCCGCCCGGCGGTACGGGGCTGCCGTACCCGCCGATGCCGCCGGTCGCGCCCGGCGCCGGCCTGCCGGAACCGGGCGCCGCGCCGCGCGCGGACGACATCGACCCCGAGGGCCCGCACCACCGGCTGTGA
- a CDS encoding LapA family protein → MSRKTSKTSERGGRHSGGNAAVTPARIAVLVLAVLTLIFIFQNTRDTKIRILIPEVTVPLWTALLAMGIIGALCGAYFAYTRTRRR, encoded by the coding sequence ATGAGCCGGAAGACCTCGAAGACCTCCGAGCGCGGCGGGAGGCACAGCGGCGGGAACGCGGCGGTGACGCCCGCCCGGATCGCTGTCCTGGTGCTCGCCGTCCTCACCCTGATCTTCATCTTCCAGAACACCCGCGACACGAAGATCCGGATACTGATCCCCGAGGTCACGGTGCCGCTGTGGACGGCGCTTCTCGCCATGGGGATCATCGGCGCGCTGTGCGGCGCGTACTTCGCGTACACCAGGACACGGCGGCGCTGA
- a CDS encoding hydrophobic protein: protein MVPILLVLLLVLLLFGAGFAVKLLWWIAIAVLVVWLLGFLFRGTSAAGGRGRWYRW, encoded by the coding sequence ATGGTTCCCATTCTGCTGGTCCTGCTACTGGTGCTGCTTCTTTTCGGTGCCGGATTCGCAGTGAAGTTGCTGTGGTGGATCGCGATCGCGGTTCTCGTCGTCTGGCTGCTCGGATTCCTCTTCCGCGGGACTTCGGCGGCCGGAGGCAGGGGTCGTTGGTACAGGTGGTGA
- a CDS encoding transketolase — protein MPAPTAWQQKSKQKEISSPMDTAELAERTELTELGQQLRVDSVRASAAAGSGHPTSSMSAADLVAVLFANHLRYDFDRPAHPGNDRFVLSKGHASPLLYSAYKAAGAIDDEELLTFRKLGSRLEGHPTPQRLPWVETATGSLGQGLPVGVGIALAGKRLDRVGYRVWVLCGDSELAEGSVWEAAEHAGHEHLDNLTAIVDVNRLGQRGPTRHGHDLAAYARRFQAFGWHTVEIDGHDVDAVDRAYGEASSTKGQPTVILARTLKGKGVESVENREGLHGKPLPDADEAIEELGGIRDLRIRVHEPADARMLHSVPTGHLDLPRWEEGDPEEGVATRDAYGQALAALGTARGDVVVLDGEVSDSTRAEFFAKEHPDRFFECYIAEQQLVAAAVGLASRGWVPYASTFAAFLTRAHDFVRMAAVSGAGVNLVGSHAGVAIGQDGPSQMGLEDLAMFRAVHGSTVLYPCDANQTARLVTAMAGLDGVRYLRTSRGAGPVIYGPDEEFPVGGSKVLRSSGRDRLTIVAAGVTVHEALKAAEALDGEGIAVRVVDLYSVKPVDRATLRRAAVETGLLLTVEDHHEQGGLGDAVLDAFLDGRPVPRLVRLAVEAMPGSASPAEQLHAAGIDAESIAASARLLVEQAIVP, from the coding sequence ATGCCCGCGCCGACCGCGTGGCAGCAGAAGTCGAAGCAGAAGGAGATCAGTAGCCCGATGGACACCGCCGAACTCGCTGAACGCACTGAACTCACCGAACTCGGACAGCAGTTGAGGGTGGACAGTGTGCGGGCCTCCGCTGCTGCGGGGTCCGGGCATCCGACGTCCTCCATGTCGGCCGCGGATCTGGTGGCCGTGCTGTTCGCCAACCACCTCCGTTATGACTTCGACCGGCCCGCCCACCCCGGCAACGACCGCTTCGTCCTCTCCAAGGGCCATGCCTCGCCGCTGCTCTACTCCGCCTACAAGGCCGCCGGAGCCATCGACGACGAGGAACTCCTCACCTTCCGCAAGCTCGGGAGCCGGCTCGAAGGGCATCCCACCCCGCAGCGGCTGCCGTGGGTCGAGACGGCCACCGGGTCGCTCGGGCAGGGGCTGCCGGTGGGCGTCGGCATCGCGCTGGCCGGGAAGCGGCTGGACCGCGTCGGGTACCGCGTGTGGGTGCTGTGCGGGGACAGCGAGCTCGCCGAGGGCTCGGTGTGGGAGGCCGCCGAACACGCGGGCCACGAGCACCTGGACAACCTCACCGCGATCGTCGACGTCAACCGGCTCGGCCAGCGCGGCCCCACCCGGCACGGCCACGACCTCGCCGCCTACGCCCGCCGCTTCCAGGCCTTCGGCTGGCACACGGTCGAGATCGACGGGCACGACGTGGACGCCGTCGACCGCGCGTACGGCGAGGCGAGCTCCACCAAGGGACAGCCCACGGTGATCCTCGCCCGCACCCTCAAGGGCAAGGGCGTCGAGTCCGTCGAGAACCGCGAGGGGCTGCACGGCAAGCCGCTGCCGGACGCCGACGAGGCGATCGAGGAGCTCGGCGGCATCCGTGACCTGCGGATCCGGGTGCACGAGCCGGCCGACGCCCGCATGCTGCACTCCGTCCCCACCGGGCACCTGGACCTGCCCCGCTGGGAGGAGGGAGACCCCGAAGAGGGTGTGGCGACCCGGGACGCCTACGGCCAGGCCCTCGCCGCGCTGGGCACCGCACGCGGGGACGTCGTCGTCCTCGACGGCGAGGTGAGCGACTCCACCCGCGCCGAGTTCTTCGCCAAGGAGCACCCCGACCGCTTCTTCGAGTGCTACATCGCCGAACAGCAACTCGTCGCCGCCGCGGTCGGTCTCGCGTCCCGCGGCTGGGTGCCGTACGCCTCCACGTTCGCGGCGTTCCTGACCCGGGCCCACGACTTCGTCCGGATGGCCGCGGTCAGCGGTGCCGGCGTCAACCTGGTCGGTTCGCACGCCGGGGTCGCCATCGGGCAGGACGGGCCCTCGCAGATGGGCCTGGAGGACCTGGCGATGTTCCGGGCCGTGCACGGCTCGACCGTGCTGTATCCCTGCGACGCCAACCAGACCGCCCGGCTCGTCACCGCCATGGCAGGCCTGGACGGCGTCCGCTACCTGCGCACCTCGCGCGGCGCCGGGCCGGTGATCTACGGGCCCGACGAGGAGTTCCCGGTCGGCGGCAGCAAGGTGCTGCGCTCCTCCGGCCGGGACCGGCTGACGATCGTCGCGGCCGGCGTCACCGTGCACGAGGCGCTGAAGGCCGCCGAGGCGCTCGACGGCGAGGGCATCGCCGTCCGGGTCGTCGACCTGTACTCGGTCAAGCCCGTCGACCGGGCCACGCTGCGGCGGGCCGCCGTCGAGACCGGGCTGCTGCTGACCGTCGAGGACCACCACGAGCAGGGCGGCCTCGGGGACGCCGTCCTCGACGCCTTCCTCGACGGGCGGCCGGTGCCCCGGCTGGTGCGCCTCGCCGTCGAGGCGATGCCCGGCTCGGCGAGCCCGGCCGAGCAACTGCACGCCGCGGGCATCGACGCCGAGTCGATCGCCGCGTCCGCCCGGCTGCTCGTGGAGCAGGCGATCGTGCCGTGA
- a CDS encoding S66 peptidase family protein — protein sequence MKELVRPSRLAAGARVAVVAPSGPVAEERLQAGLDLLRGWDLDPVVAPHVLDRHARLPHLAGTDADRAADLQRAWCDPDVDAVLCARGGYGAQRVVDLLDWDAMRAAGPKVFVGFSDSTTLHEAFAVRLGLVTLYGPVAAGIDFIKNARAQDHLRATLFAPETVRTLTSSGTAIAPGRARGVTLGGCLTLLATGYGTPHTRAGARGGLLLIEDVGEPPYSVDRALTQLLRTGWLDGVAGVALGSWDRCGPYEELRPVLVDRLGGLGVPVVEELGFGHCEGASTLPFGVGAVLDADEGTLTLDAPALR from the coding sequence GTGAAGGAACTGGTGCGGCCGTCGCGGCTCGCCGCCGGCGCCCGGGTCGCGGTCGTCGCGCCCAGCGGGCCCGTGGCGGAGGAGCGGCTGCAGGCCGGTCTCGACCTGCTGCGCGGCTGGGACCTCGACCCGGTGGTCGCACCCCATGTGCTGGACCGGCACGCCCGGCTGCCCCACCTCGCGGGCACCGACGCCGACCGGGCCGCCGACCTCCAGCGGGCCTGGTGCGACCCGGACGTCGACGCCGTGCTGTGCGCACGCGGCGGTTACGGCGCCCAGCGCGTCGTCGACCTGCTCGACTGGGACGCGATGCGGGCGGCCGGGCCGAAGGTGTTCGTCGGCTTCAGCGACAGCACGACCCTGCACGAGGCGTTCGCCGTCCGCCTGGGCCTGGTCACGCTGTACGGGCCGGTGGCGGCGGGCATCGACTTCATCAAGAACGCCCGGGCGCAGGACCATCTCAGGGCCACCCTGTTCGCCCCGGAGACCGTCCGCACGCTCACCTCCAGCGGCACGGCCATCGCACCGGGCCGGGCGCGGGGCGTCACCCTGGGCGGCTGTCTGACGCTGCTGGCCACCGGCTACGGCACCCCGCACACCCGCGCCGGCGCACGCGGCGGGCTGCTGCTGATCGAGGACGTGGGGGAGCCGCCGTACAGCGTCGACCGCGCCCTGACCCAGCTCCTGCGCACCGGCTGGCTGGACGGCGTCGCGGGCGTCGCGCTCGGCTCCTGGGACCGGTGCGGCCCGTACGAGGAACTGCGCCCGGTCCTCGTCGACCGGCTCGGCGGCCTCGGCGTGCCCGTCGTCGAGGAGCTCGGATTCGGGCACTGCGAGGGGGCGTCGACCCTGCCCTTCGGCGTGGGGGCCGTACTCGACGCGGACGAGGGCACGCTCACCCTCGACGCGCCCGCCCTGCGCTGA
- a CDS encoding M20/M25/M40 family metallo-hydrolase: protein MVDARARDEVVRFTSDLIRIDTTNRGGGDCRERPAAEYAAALLAEAGIEPTLLERTPGRTNVVARIEGTDPAADALLVHGHLDVVPAEAADWSVHPFSGEVRDGVVWGRGAVDMKNMDAMILAVLRGWARQGVRPRRDLVIAFTADEEASAEDGSGFLADRHPGLFEGCTEAVGESGAFTFHDGTGREIYPIAAGERGTGWLKLTARGRAGHGSKVNRENAVTRLAAAVTRIGEHAWPLRLTPTVRAALTELAALYGIETDLYDVDGLHDVDGLLEKLGPAAALVEATVRNSANPTMLDAGYKVNVIPGEAVAFVDGRYLAGCEDEFRATLDELTGPDVDWEFHHREVALQAPVDAPLFARMRAAVGEFAPEGHVVPYCMSGGTDAKQFSRLGITGYGFAPLKLPKGFDYQALFHGVDERVPVEALHFGVHVLDRFLRTA from the coding sequence ATGGTTGACGCGCGGGCGCGGGACGAGGTCGTCCGGTTCACGTCCGATCTCATCCGCATCGACACCACCAACCGGGGCGGCGGGGACTGCCGGGAGCGGCCCGCCGCCGAGTACGCGGCCGCGCTGCTCGCGGAGGCGGGGATCGAGCCGACGCTGCTCGAACGCACCCCGGGGCGCACCAACGTCGTCGCCCGGATCGAGGGCACCGATCCGGCCGCGGACGCGCTGCTCGTCCACGGCCACCTGGACGTCGTCCCCGCGGAGGCCGCCGACTGGAGCGTGCACCCGTTCTCCGGGGAGGTGCGCGACGGGGTCGTGTGGGGGCGTGGGGCCGTCGACATGAAGAACATGGACGCGATGATCCTGGCCGTGCTGAGGGGCTGGGCGCGGCAGGGCGTGCGGCCCCGGCGCGATCTCGTCATCGCCTTCACCGCCGACGAGGAGGCCAGCGCCGAGGACGGCTCCGGGTTCCTCGCCGACCGCCATCCGGGACTGTTCGAGGGCTGCACGGAGGCCGTCGGCGAATCGGGCGCGTTCACCTTCCACGACGGCACCGGACGCGAGATCTACCCCATCGCCGCGGGCGAGCGCGGCACTGGCTGGCTGAAGCTCACCGCGCGCGGGCGCGCCGGTCACGGCTCCAAGGTCAACCGGGAGAACGCGGTGACCCGGCTGGCCGCGGCCGTCACCCGCATCGGCGAGCACGCCTGGCCGCTCCGGCTCACCCCGACCGTCCGCGCCGCCCTCACCGAACTCGCCGCGCTGTACGGCATCGAGACCGACCTGTACGACGTGGACGGCCTGCACGACGTGGACGGCCTGCTGGAGAAGCTCGGCCCGGCCGCCGCCCTCGTCGAGGCGACCGTCCGCAACAGTGCCAACCCGACCATGCTGGACGCCGGTTACAAGGTCAACGTGATCCCGGGCGAGGCCGTCGCGTTCGTCGACGGGCGGTATCTCGCGGGCTGCGAGGACGAGTTCCGGGCGACCCTCGACGAACTCACCGGTCCCGACGTCGACTGGGAGTTCCACCACCGCGAAGTCGCCCTCCAGGCACCCGTCGACGCGCCTCTCTTCGCCCGGATGCGCGCCGCCGTCGGGGAGTTCGCGCCCGAGGGGCACGTGGTGCCGTACTGCATGTCCGGCGGCACGGACGCCAAGCAGTTCTCGCGGCTCGGCATCACCGGCTACGGCTTCGCACCGCTGAAGCTCCCGAAGGGCTTCGACTACCAGGCACTGTTCCACGGGGTCGACGAACGGGTCCCGGTCGAGGCGCTGCACTTCGGCGTCCACGTCCTCGACCGGTTCCTGCGGACGGCCTAG
- a CDS encoding VOC family protein: MDILGATLRVCVDDLEASVSFYERLTGTDALRFERGGVRVAAVGCFLLMSGPPAELEVLRKVAATIAVTDVDEVHKTVTELGADVLAGPVPTPAGRNLIVRHPDGAVYEYADRRGR, translated from the coding sequence ATGGACATTCTGGGAGCAACACTGCGTGTCTGTGTCGACGACCTGGAGGCCTCGGTCTCCTTCTACGAACGTCTGACGGGCACCGACGCGCTCCGTTTCGAGCGGGGCGGGGTGCGGGTGGCGGCGGTCGGCTGCTTCCTGCTGATGAGCGGTCCCCCGGCCGAGTTGGAGGTGCTGCGCAAGGTGGCCGCGACGATCGCCGTCACGGACGTCGACGAGGTGCACAAGACCGTCACCGAGCTGGGCGCGGACGTCCTCGCCGGCCCGGTGCCGACCCCCGCGGGCCGCAACCTGATCGTCCGGCACCCGGACGGCGCGGTGTACGAGTACGCCGACCGGCGCGGGCGCTAG
- a CDS encoding GvpL/GvpF family gas vesicle protein — MTGLRYVYAVCRPLGAPLQADLSGVAGDPPRLLNHHGLIAVVSHVPERDFAQEPLRARLDDLDWRTETARVHQQVIDALTAVTTPLPLRPATVFRDDSGVRVMMEEREDDFRHTLDRLTGRVEWGVKVYVEGETREAERAQRAERFAERLHTRLSAHAEDTCLHTAQGQPPQGQPPQGQPPQGQLPQGRNVLDAAYLVPRAASEEFVEIVDRANGEESGMRVELTGPWAAYSFVDSAMDSSMELSLEPVVESAEGPRI; from the coding sequence GTGACCGGACTGCGTTATGTGTACGCCGTCTGCCGGCCCCTCGGCGCGCCCCTTCAGGCCGACCTTTCGGGGGTGGCGGGCGATCCGCCCAGACTGCTCAACCACCACGGCCTGATCGCCGTGGTCAGCCATGTGCCGGAACGGGACTTCGCGCAGGAACCGCTCCGCGCCCGGCTGGATGACCTGGACTGGCGCACCGAGACCGCCCGCGTCCACCAGCAGGTGATCGACGCGCTCACCGCCGTCACCACACCGCTGCCGCTCCGCCCCGCCACCGTGTTCCGGGACGACAGCGGCGTCCGCGTGATGATGGAGGAGCGCGAGGACGACTTCCGGCACACCCTCGACCGGCTCACGGGGCGGGTCGAGTGGGGCGTGAAGGTCTATGTGGAGGGGGAGACGCGGGAGGCCGAGCGGGCGCAGCGTGCCGAGCGGTTCGCCGAGCGTTTGCACACCAGGCTGTCCGCGCACGCCGAAGACACCTGTCTCCATACCGCGCAGGGACAGCCTCCGCAGGGACAGCCTCCGCAGGGACAGCCTCCGCAGGGCCAGCTCCCGCAGGGACGGAATGTGCTGGACGCCGCCTATCTCGTGCCGCGCGCGGCGTCCGAGGAATTCGTGGAAATCGTGGATCGCGCCAATGGTGAGGAATCCGGGATGCGGGTGGAACTCACCGGGCCGTGGGCGGCCTATTCTTTCGTGGATTCCGCCATGGATTCCTCCATGGAATTGTCCTTGGAACCTGTCGTGGAATCCGCCGAAGGCCCGAGGATCTGA
- a CDS encoding S9 family peptidase: MQILPYGFWPSPIDATLAATHDGRPEYVGFVGDEVWWTAPRPTENGRRTLVRRRVDGTEESVLPAPWNVRSRVVEYGGQPWTGTVHEGQLLVVFVHFADQRLYAYEPGPGPEPGGEPRPLTPVSSVGGGLRWVEPQLLLDRGEVWCVLEEFTGEGPTDVRRVQAAVPLDGSAAHDRAAVRELTDDRHRFITGARLSPDGHRAAWLAWDHPRMPWEGTEVVVADVTADGTLSDARVVAGGPGESIAQVDWMRSTGGGRRSAVDGGPSTGERGQSSGDCLLYTSDRSGWWNLYRDHEPVCPRAEEFGGALWKLGHRWFVPLESGLVGVVHGRGATALGILDPETGELVDAAGPWTEFASTLAVHGERSEMGVPPPGRWGRVVAVAASPRSAYEVVELDARTGRARVIGAAHDDAVDPAHYPEPRIRTFTGPDGRDIHAHVYPPHHPGVVAPGHELPPYVIWAHGGPTGRAPLVLDLEIAYFTSRGIGVAEVNYGGSTGYGREYRERLREQWGVVDVEDCAAVALALADEGTADRDRLAIRGGSAGGWTAAASLTGTDVYACGTIRYPVLDLVGWATGETHDFESRYLDSLVGPLAEVPARYARRSAVEHADRITAPFLLLQGLDDVICPPAQCERFLAGLTRHARLTGRPVPHAYLAFEGEGHGFRQAATMVRALEAELSLYAQVFGLRLPGIPRLELVR, translated from the coding sequence GTGCAGATCCTGCCGTACGGTTTCTGGCCCTCGCCCATCGACGCGACCCTCGCGGCGACGCACGACGGGCGCCCCGAGTACGTGGGTTTCGTCGGCGACGAGGTGTGGTGGACGGCGCCCCGGCCCACCGAGAACGGCCGCCGCACCCTCGTCCGGCGACGCGTGGACGGCACGGAGGAGTCCGTCCTGCCCGCGCCCTGGAACGTACGCAGCCGGGTCGTCGAGTACGGCGGACAGCCCTGGACCGGCACCGTGCACGAAGGTCAACTCCTGGTCGTGTTCGTCCACTTCGCCGACCAGCGGCTCTACGCGTACGAGCCCGGGCCAGGGCCGGAGCCCGGCGGCGAGCCGCGCCCGCTGACTCCCGTGTCCTCCGTGGGCGGTGGACTGCGGTGGGTGGAGCCGCAGTTGCTGCTCGACCGGGGTGAAGTGTGGTGCGTGCTGGAGGAGTTCACCGGCGAGGGGCCCACCGACGTGCGCCGCGTCCAGGCGGCCGTACCGCTGGACGGCTCGGCCGCCCACGACCGCGCCGCCGTCCGTGAACTCACCGACGACCGCCACCGGTTCATCACCGGAGCCCGCCTCTCACCCGACGGCCACCGGGCCGCCTGGCTGGCCTGGGACCATCCGCGGATGCCGTGGGAGGGGACGGAGGTCGTCGTCGCGGACGTCACGGCCGACGGCACCCTGAGCGACGCCCGGGTCGTGGCCGGCGGGCCCGGGGAGTCGATCGCGCAGGTCGACTGGATGCGGTCGACGGGCGGCGGGCGACGGTCGGCGGTCGACGGAGGACCGTCGACAGGCGAACGAGGACAGTCGTCGGGCGACTGTCTGCTGTATACGAGCGACCGTAGTGGCTGGTGGAACCTCTACCGTGACCACGAGCCCGTCTGTCCGCGTGCGGAGGAGTTCGGCGGGGCGCTGTGGAAGCTCGGGCACCGGTGGTTCGTGCCGTTGGAGAGCGGTCTCGTCGGCGTCGTGCACGGGCGGGGGGCCACCGCGCTGGGGATCCTCGATCCGGAGACCGGTGAGCTCGTCGACGCGGCGGGGCCGTGGACGGAGTTCGCGTCGACCCTCGCCGTGCACGGCGAGCGAAGCGAGATGGGGGTCCCCCCGCCCGGAAGGTGGGGGAGAGTCGTCGCCGTCGCGGCCAGTCCACGCAGCGCGTACGAGGTGGTGGAGCTGGACGCGCGGACCGGCCGGGCCCGGGTGATCGGCGCCGCGCACGACGACGCCGTGGACCCGGCCCACTACCCCGAGCCCCGGATCCGTACCTTCACCGGGCCCGACGGCCGGGACATCCACGCGCACGTCTACCCGCCCCACCACCCCGGCGTCGTAGCCCCCGGCCACGAACTGCCGCCGTACGTCATCTGGGCGCACGGCGGGCCCACCGGCCGGGCACCGCTGGTGCTGGACCTGGAGATCGCCTACTTCACCTCACGGGGCATCGGGGTCGCCGAGGTCAACTACGGAGGGTCGACCGGGTACGGGCGGGAGTACCGGGAGCGGCTGCGCGAGCAGTGGGGCGTGGTCGACGTCGAGGACTGCGCGGCCGTCGCCCTCGCCCTGGCCGACGAGGGCACCGCCGACCGCGACCGGCTGGCGATCCGCGGCGGCAGCGCGGGCGGATGGACCGCCGCCGCCTCGCTGACCGGCACCGACGTCTACGCCTGCGGCACAATCCGCTACCCCGTGCTGGACCTCGTGGGGTGGGCGACGGGGGAGACCCACGACTTCGAGTCGCGCTACCTGGACAGTCTCGTCGGACCCCTCGCGGAGGTGCCCGCCCGGTACGCGCGGCGCTCGGCCGTCGAGCACGCCGACCGGATCACCGCGCCGTTCCTGCTGCTGCAGGGCCTGGACGACGTGATCTGCCCGCCCGCCCAGTGCGAGCGGTTCCTGGCCGGCCTGACCCGACACGCCCGGCTCACGGGGCGGCCGGTGCCGCACGCGTACCTCGCGTTCGAAGGGGAGGGACACGGGTTCCGGCAGGCGGCGACGATGGTGCGCGCCCTGGAGGCCGAGCTCTCGCTGTACGCTCAGGTGTTCGGGCTGCGTCTGCCCGGAATCCCCAGGCTGGAGCTCGTACGGTGA
- a CDS encoding class I SAM-dependent methyltransferase: MPEARETAVYTHGHHESVLRSHTWRTAANSAAYLLGSLKPHMRILDLGCGPGTITADLAALVPDGHVTGVDHAPGILEQARATAAERGLANIDFAVADVHALEYPDDTFCVVHAHQVLQHVGDPVQALREMLRVTKPGGYVAVRDSDYAAMTWYPASPGMDDWLDLYHRVARANGGEPDAGRRLKSWALTAGFTDITATSATWTFSTAEERAWWSGLWADRTLASAYAERATQGGHATVEQLRAVSGAWREWGRREDGWFCVLHGEILCRKNA; encoded by the coding sequence ATGCCGGAAGCGCGGGAGACCGCCGTCTACACGCACGGACACCACGAGTCGGTGCTGCGCTCGCACACCTGGCGGACCGCCGCCAACTCCGCGGCCTACCTGCTCGGTTCGCTGAAGCCGCACATGCGGATCCTGGACCTCGGCTGCGGGCCGGGCACCATCACCGCCGACCTGGCGGCCCTGGTCCCCGACGGGCACGTCACCGGCGTCGACCACGCGCCGGGCATCCTGGAACAGGCGCGGGCCACGGCAGCCGAACGGGGATTGGCCAACATCGACTTCGCGGTCGCCGACGTGCACGCCCTGGAGTACCCCGACGACACGTTCTGCGTGGTCCACGCCCACCAGGTGCTCCAGCACGTGGGCGACCCCGTACAGGCGCTGCGCGAGATGCTGCGGGTGACGAAGCCGGGCGGGTACGTCGCCGTCCGCGACTCGGACTACGCGGCGATGACCTGGTACCCCGCCTCGCCGGGGATGGACGACTGGCTGGACCTGTACCACCGGGTGGCCCGGGCCAACGGCGGCGAGCCGGACGCCGGGCGCCGGCTGAAGTCCTGGGCGCTGACCGCCGGGTTCACCGACATCACGGCCACCTCCGCCACCTGGACCTTCAGCACCGCCGAGGAGCGGGCCTGGTGGAGCGGCCTGTGGGCCGACCGCACCCTGGCCTCGGCGTACGCGGAGCGCGCCACGCAGGGCGGACACGCCACGGTGGAGCAACTGCGCGCCGTGTCGGGGGCCTGGCGGGAGTGGGGGCGGCGGGAGGACGGCTGGTTCTGTGTCCTGCACGGAGAGATTCTGTGCCGAAAGAACGCCTAG
- a CDS encoding GNAT family N-acetyltransferase, which yields MPHTASRYLAEGPRVGLRHFTYEDGPEFTARARESKEMHHPWLAPPATADAYTAYASRLIQDPSKAGFLVCTREDGAVAGFVNINNIVEGAFQSGALGYGAFAHAAGRGLMREALDLVVGYAFGPLRLHRLEINVQPGNTASIALARACGFRLEGFSPKMIYIDGAWRDHERWAITAELRA from the coding sequence ATGCCGCACACCGCGTCCCGCTACCTCGCCGAGGGCCCCCGCGTGGGGCTGCGCCACTTCACCTACGAGGACGGGCCGGAATTCACCGCCCGCGCGCGGGAGAGCAAGGAGATGCACCATCCGTGGCTGGCCCCGCCGGCCACCGCCGACGCGTACACGGCCTACGCGAGCCGGCTGATACAGGACCCGTCGAAGGCCGGCTTCCTCGTGTGCACCCGGGAGGACGGGGCCGTCGCCGGGTTCGTCAACATCAACAACATCGTCGAGGGCGCGTTCCAGAGCGGTGCGCTGGGCTACGGCGCCTTCGCGCACGCGGCCGGGCGGGGGCTGATGCGCGAGGCGCTCGACCTCGTGGTGGGGTACGCCTTCGGGCCGCTGCGGCTGCACCGCCTGGAGATCAACGTGCAGCCCGGCAACACCGCCTCGATCGCCCTCGCCCGGGCCTGTGGCTTCCGGCTGGAGGGCTTCTCCCCGAAGATGATCTACATCGACGGGGCGTGGCGCGACCACGAGCGGTGGGCGATCACCGCCGAGCTGCGGGCTTGA
- a CDS encoding DUF6204 family protein: MSEQHTYRVIVRGTWDGLTEAARARLLAEAADHGLTSMRFTEEGTLSYEPSPLKHFSMRYVVVSDAADGPEMAGALAEERAETTLRELGHGFTGLRSTVTDLDTMKINFKPAARR, encoded by the coding sequence GTGAGCGAGCAGCACACCTACCGGGTCATCGTCCGGGGCACGTGGGACGGTCTCACCGAGGCGGCCCGGGCCCGGCTGCTCGCCGAGGCCGCCGACCACGGGCTGACCAGCATGCGCTTCACCGAGGAGGGCACGCTGTCGTACGAGCCGTCGCCGCTGAAGCACTTCTCGATGCGGTACGTGGTGGTGTCGGACGCGGCGGACGGCCCGGAGATGGCGGGCGCGCTCGCCGAGGAGCGCGCCGAGACGACGTTGCGGGAGCTCGGCCACGGCTTCACCGGCCTGCGGTCGACGGTCACGGACCTCGACACCATGAAGATCAACTTCAAGCCCGCAGCTCGGCGGTGA